A window of the Pelorhabdus rhamnosifermentans genome harbors these coding sequences:
- a CDS encoding PTS fructose transporter subunit IIC has protein sequence MHDLQLKKHAMTGISYLIPYVCAAGMLMVIGNICGGHTITDYRGRFSIPDALTTLGGDGLGLLPVFISTFIAYSIADRPGIAPGFLLGLLCKANGFGFLGGLLSGYLGGFVVNWLKKVIKVPSFAEGIVPQMILPLLTTIIVGLFMEYIVGVPIIALTDGINTLLISLQGGSSIIILGLILGTLSAIDYGGPINKVVFVFVLGFMTEGIGAPIATLISASMIAPFGLTIGYFLSRILKRDLYSQQEVDALKSAFLMGCCQITEGSYPIILNDLVRITICTGVGAAVDGALTMYWDCSSTVPAGGFFALPGISHPGLWLLSLLIGSCVFAVLIQLLKRKPSEEIEIDDTEEDLDLSSIKISG, from the coding sequence ATGCACGATTTACAGTTGAAAAAACATGCGATGACTGGCATATCCTACCTGATACCTTATGTATGTGCAGCTGGCATGTTGATGGTAATTGGAAATATATGTGGGGGTCATACAATAACGGACTATAGAGGGAGATTCTCTATTCCTGATGCATTGACAACGTTAGGTGGAGATGGATTAGGATTATTGCCAGTTTTCATTTCTACTTTTATTGCATATTCTATTGCTGATCGTCCAGGTATTGCACCAGGATTTCTGTTAGGTTTACTGTGTAAAGCAAATGGCTTTGGTTTCTTAGGCGGATTATTATCTGGTTATTTAGGTGGTTTTGTAGTAAATTGGCTAAAAAAAGTAATTAAAGTTCCTAGTTTTGCCGAGGGTATAGTTCCACAAATGATATTGCCACTCTTAACGACTATCATCGTCGGATTATTTATGGAATATATTGTTGGTGTTCCTATTATTGCATTAACAGATGGTATTAATACGCTGCTCATTAGTCTACAAGGTGGTAGTTCTATTATTATACTTGGTTTGATTCTGGGCACATTATCTGCCATTGACTATGGTGGACCTATCAACAAAGTCGTATTCGTCTTTGTACTTGGCTTTATGACAGAAGGGATTGGTGCACCTATTGCCACATTGATTTCGGCTTCTATGATTGCTCCTTTTGGTTTAACAATTGGCTACTTTTTAAGCAGAATACTCAAGCGAGATTTGTATTCTCAACAAGAAGTAGATGCTTTAAAATCGGCATTCTTAATGGGGTGTTGTCAGATTACAGAAGGATCATATCCAATTATTCTTAACGATTTAGTACGTATTACTATATGTACAGGGGTTGGTGCTGCAGTTGATGGTGCCTTAACGATGTATTGGGATTGTTCTTCTACAGTTCCGGCAGGTGGATTCTTTGCACTTCCAGGAATTAGTCATCCTGGTTTATGGTTATTAAGTTTATTGATTGGATCTTGCGTATTTGCTGTTCTTATTCAGTTATTAAAGAGGAAACCTTCAGAAGAAATAGAAATTGATGATACGGAAGAGGACTTAGATTTATCCAGCATTAAGATTTCTGGTTGA
- a CDS encoding D-lyxose/D-mannose family sugar isomerase, with protein MKRSEINNIIEYTIKKAKKLKFPLPPFAYYTPDDWRNLKEDQRELVDNMLGWDVTDFGKNDFEHIGLTIFTFRNGNFNKKNKYPKPYCEKLLFVREGQILPFHFHWYKMEYVINRGGGTLKITLYNSNENEDFNDTDVEVPIDGKIIKIKAGEEVFLEPGQSVTLSSGQYHQWQGVPGTGDIALFEVSTTNDDRVDNRFYEVKSRLPEVEEDEVAKYLMFNDYDKYVRF; from the coding sequence ATGAAACGGTCAGAAATAAATAATATTATTGAATATACGATCAAAAAAGCTAAAAAATTAAAATTTCCCCTGCCTCCATTCGCTTACTATACACCTGATGATTGGAGAAATTTAAAAGAAGACCAACGTGAACTCGTTGACAATATGTTGGGATGGGATGTTACTGATTTTGGAAAAAACGATTTTGAACATATCGGATTAACGATATTTACATTTCGCAATGGTAATTTTAACAAAAAAAACAAATATCCAAAACCATATTGTGAAAAACTATTATTTGTTCGTGAAGGACAGATTTTACCGTTTCACTTTCATTGGTATAAAATGGAATACGTTATTAACCGCGGTGGTGGCACGTTAAAAATAACCTTATATAATTCAAATGAAAATGAAGATTTCAATGATACCGATGTAGAAGTTCCTATTGATGGTAAAATTATAAAAATTAAAGCCGGTGAAGAGGTTTTTCTTGAACCAGGACAAAGTGTAACTTTGAGCTCTGGACAATATCATCAATGGCAAGGTGTTCCGGGAACTGGTGATATTGCATTATTTGAAGTTTCGACAACGAATGATGATAGGGTAGACAATCGGTTTTATGAAGTTAAATCACGTCTTCCGGAAGTAGAAGAGGATGAAGTCGCAAAATATTTGATGTTTAACGATTATGATAAATATGTAAGATTCTAA
- a CDS encoding HAD family hydrolase has translation MISIQLPNGRQYEFRHVVFDYNGVLAENGRVSEEVRRLLAELASKVFVVVITADTFGTAQEELKNVPDVELIVLPEDKDGKEKARYVQKWGADTTAVVGNGVNDQPMFFIAGLKICVLGAEGVSGGIMAAANIVVPSPEDAIKLFLNPMRLSATLRS, from the coding sequence ATGATTTCTATTCAATTACCAAATGGCAGGCAATATGAATTTCGCCATGTTGTGTTTGATTATAACGGCGTATTGGCTGAGAATGGACGTGTTTCAGAAGAAGTGCGGCGGCTGCTGGCCGAACTGGCATCGAAGGTTTTTGTCGTAGTGATTACAGCTGATACCTTTGGCACGGCTCAGGAAGAACTAAAGAACGTACCGGATGTGGAACTAATTGTTTTACCGGAAGATAAGGACGGAAAAGAAAAGGCCCGCTATGTCCAGAAATGGGGAGCGGATACAACGGCGGTTGTCGGTAATGGTGTCAATGATCAGCCTATGTTCTTTATTGCCGGATTGAAAATCTGCGTGTTAGGAGCAGAGGGAGTCAGCGGCGGCATCATGGCAGCAGCTAATATTGTAGTGCCATCACCAGAAGACGCTATTAAACTGTTCTTAAATCCTATGCGCCTCAGTGCGACGTTACGGTCATAA
- a CDS encoding universal stress protein: MEQNFAIAAQWVFLALVKPPEFSSSIDEVDEFYADGEKHCRPLLEKAAAYGEEQGLTVQTEMLHGHPAESLVRYAADRKADLIVMGTHGMGGFKNLVIGSVAQKVVTYSKVPVTIMK; the protein is encoded by the coding sequence ATGGAGCAGAATTTTGCAATTGCAGCGCAGTGGGTATTTTTGGCGCTGGTTAAGCCGCCGGAATTTAGTTCCAGTATTGATGAAGTGGATGAGTTTTACGCGGACGGTGAAAAGCATTGCCGTCCGCTTTTAGAAAAAGCGGCAGCTTATGGTGAAGAGCAAGGTCTTACTGTGCAAACGGAAATGCTGCATGGCCATCCGGCGGAAAGTCTGGTTCGTTATGCTGCTGACCGCAAGGCTGATTTAATTGTAATGGGAACGCACGGTATGGGCGGTTTTAAAAACCTTGTTATTGGCAGTGTTGCACAAAAAGTGGTCACCTATTCCAAAGTGCCGGTGACGATTATGAAATAG
- a CDS encoding OmpH family outer membrane protein encodes MYVDKASNELGVVDYQLLLSQAPETATAQQTLDAAVTQAKSDFDTQSANMSDQDKQALYQKMQQDLDEKKQELMGPINDKIMAAIKSVADAKGLKSVLFKDNVVYGGLDITNDVGKIITGK; translated from the coding sequence ATGTATGTTGATAAAGCTTCTAATGAATTGGGTGTTGTGGATTATCAACTTTTATTATCACAGGCTCCTGAAACGGCAACAGCACAGCAAACCCTAGATGCTGCAGTTACACAGGCCAAAAGTGATTTTGATACACAAAGTGCTAATATGAGTGATCAAGATAAGCAAGCACTTTATCAAAAAATGCAACAAGATCTTGACGAAAAGAAGCAAGAACTTATGGGACCTATTAATGACAAAATTATGGCCGCAATTAAATCGGTAGCTGATGCCAAAGGGTTAAAATCTGTTTTGTTTAAAGATAATGTTGTTTATGGCGGATTAGATATAACTAATGATGTAGGAAAAATTATTACTGGAAAGTAA
- a CDS encoding ArnT family glycosyltransferase → MMMNWHNFFFVSFDPSGFITIDKPPLGFWLQTLSAKIFGFQGWSIILPQALGGVTSVYLIYVIVKRYHGEWAGLISALVLALTPIFVAASRNNTIDVLLVTTLMFSVLVFLPATEELSLKRLLLAFFLIGVGFNIKSLEAFMILPAFYITYFLTQHGQYKRKAVHLLAATMVLIVSSLPWFIAVDNVSPDERPYVGSSETNSEFQLATGYNGLGHFLGQGNRRPGRTGRVSNSGRYAAPNIQTGNMRQTGGETGLSGPFRLFNHQMGGQISWLLSFALIGLVVAIYQLRRNALPEKTRMKMLFWGCWLIPQVIFFSIAQGAHRYYLVMMAPAIAALVGISYSILADWWSTGVGKSRYLLPVAIVLTIGVQVFIIAGYNEWRSWMLPTVIGGGVLATLLLGWKATMRKVQRNRANTFAMIVGIISIMIAPFAWSLTPVLYGSGNAAFPFAGPDLNPQSRQSNVQWGMNFTGVNTGKLENFLLLHRNGEKYIIAVPNAHTASPIILNTGQPVMTYGGFGGSEKILNEAELEELIASGQLRYIMIGAGNSQQPEIDAWVSSHGILIPDSEWQTSEQENITGLGDSRQRRMKLYECHS, encoded by the coding sequence ATGATGATGAACTGGCATAACTTTTTCTTTGTCTCTTTTGACCCAAGTGGATTTATTACTATTGATAAACCGCCTCTTGGATTTTGGTTACAGACGCTAAGTGCGAAGATTTTTGGGTTCCAAGGATGGAGTATAATTCTTCCACAAGCATTAGGTGGTGTAACATCTGTATATCTCATCTATGTTATTGTAAAACGATACCATGGCGAATGGGCAGGGTTAATATCGGCACTTGTACTTGCACTTACTCCAATTTTTGTTGCTGCAAGCCGTAATAATACAATTGATGTACTGCTTGTTACGACACTAATGTTTTCGGTGCTAGTATTTTTGCCGGCGACTGAAGAGTTGAGTTTAAAAAGGCTTTTGCTCGCTTTCTTTTTAATTGGTGTTGGATTTAACATAAAAAGCCTTGAAGCGTTTATGATTTTGCCAGCCTTCTATATTACATATTTTCTTACCCAACATGGACAGTACAAAAGAAAAGCTGTTCATCTTCTTGCCGCTACCATGGTATTGATAGTTAGTTCCTTACCTTGGTTTATTGCAGTGGACAACGTTTCACCGGATGAACGTCCTTATGTTGGCAGTAGCGAAACTAACTCAGAGTTTCAGCTTGCAACTGGGTACAATGGCCTTGGTCATTTTTTAGGACAGGGAAATAGGAGGCCAGGAAGAACGGGGCGGGTGAGTAATTCAGGAAGGTATGCAGCTCCAAATATACAAACTGGCAATATGAGACAAACGGGCGGGGAAACTGGGTTGTCTGGCCCATTTAGACTTTTTAATCATCAAATGGGTGGCCAAATTAGTTGGTTACTATCATTTGCGCTGATTGGGTTAGTTGTTGCGATTTATCAACTTCGCAGGAATGCATTACCTGAAAAAACTAGGATGAAGATGCTATTTTGGGGTTGCTGGCTTATTCCTCAAGTAATATTTTTCAGTATAGCACAAGGGGCACATAGATATTATTTGGTGATGATGGCTCCTGCGATAGCTGCTTTAGTTGGAATTAGTTATAGTATTCTTGCGGATTGGTGGTCAACAGGTGTCGGGAAAAGCCGATATCTATTGCCGGTTGCTATCGTTTTGACTATTGGAGTTCAAGTTTTTATTATTGCAGGATATAATGAATGGCGTTCTTGGATGTTGCCAACGGTTATAGGGGGAGGGGTTTTAGCAACTTTGCTGCTAGGTTGGAAAGCAACCATGCGCAAAGTACAAAGAAACAGGGCGAATACCTTTGCTATGATTGTTGGTATCATCAGTATAATGATTGCCCCTTTTGCTTGGTCGCTTACTCCAGTCTTATACGGTTCAGGCAATGCGGCTTTTCCCTTTGCGGGGCCTGACCTAAATCCTCAGTCGAGACAATCCAACGTGCAATGGGGTATGAATTTTACAGGTGTCAATACTGGCAAACTAGAGAATTTCCTTTTGTTGCATAGAAACGGAGAAAAGTATATTATAGCGGTCCCTAATGCCCATACTGCTTCACCAATAATCCTTAATACTGGGCAACCAGTAATGACATATGGCGGATTTGGTGGTTCAGAAAAAATATTAAATGAGGCAGAGTTGGAAGAACTAATAGCTAGCGGACAATTACGCTACATAATGATAGGTGCTGGGAATAGCCAGCAGCCTGAGATTGATGCATGGGTAAGTTCTCATGGCATACTAATACCAGACTCAGAATGGCAAACCTCGGAGCAGGAAAATATAACTGGATTGGGAGATTCAAGGCAAAGGCGCATGAAGCTTTATGAGTGCCATTCTTAA
- a CDS encoding methyl-accepting chemotaxis protein, translated as MTLKSKLTLIFSILSAVILLVSSTVGYLFTKDQMTTRIQEEMKANVGSYVNKFDGWLNSKAKMLEITNSTIQNNLSTNDITAPMVAGYKNVDKEVSDMYFGSTDGKMIDGSGWTPPTDYDPRIRGWYKQAMEQQKLTFSDPYLDMTTKQMAISVAMPLKNASGQTRGIIAEDILIQTLIDNVQSINLFGAGYAFIIDTKGSMLANPDPDLVSKNVFEVEKLKNLSAIFKDMLTKDQGFESYHYNGKDMLTVYQKIPATGWVLAINVPEEVVYQPLIKLKWSLSIVAALSILFVIGITFMMSKRITKPMENLTNQVKLVANGDLTVQVKVNGQDEIALLSLSFNTMVHNLKELILHVNHNAENLAASSEELTASADQSAQAANQVAGSITDVAKGAEQQLAAANETAVIVEQMSASIQQIAINANEVAKQSSHAANKANEGNESIDKAVNQMANIEETVTTTAKMVTKLGESSKEIGQIVDTISGIAGQTNLLALNAAIEAARAGEQGRGFTVVAEEVRKLAEQSEEATKKIAELINEIQGDTDKAVVAMNNGTQEVRLGAKVVNASGQTFEEISTVIIRVSDQVKEISAAIEQMAIGSQQIVGSVKQINELNKKTAGEAQTVSAATEEQSASMEEIATSSQSLARLAMDLREAVSKFQI; from the coding sequence ATGACTTTAAAAAGTAAACTAACATTAATTTTCTCGATATTATCCGCCGTTATTCTGTTAGTTTCATCAACTGTGGGATATTTGTTTACAAAAGATCAAATGACCACAAGAATTCAAGAAGAAATGAAAGCAAATGTTGGCTCCTATGTAAACAAATTTGACGGATGGCTTAATAGCAAGGCCAAAATGCTGGAAATTACCAATAGCACGATACAAAATAATTTGAGTACTAATGATATCACCGCGCCTATGGTCGCAGGCTATAAGAATGTTGATAAAGAAGTGTCTGATATGTATTTTGGTTCTACGGATGGGAAGATGATCGATGGAAGCGGCTGGACACCACCTACAGATTATGATCCACGGATTCGTGGTTGGTACAAGCAAGCAATGGAACAACAAAAACTTACTTTTTCAGATCCATATTTAGATATGACAACCAAACAAATGGCAATATCCGTCGCTATGCCATTGAAGAATGCTTCAGGACAAACTCGCGGAATTATTGCCGAAGATATCTTGATCCAAACCCTTATTGATAATGTACAGAGCATCAATTTATTTGGTGCAGGCTATGCTTTTATAATAGATACCAAAGGTTCTATGTTGGCGAATCCTGATCCCGATTTAGTATCAAAAAATGTTTTTGAAGTAGAAAAGTTAAAAAACTTATCCGCCATTTTTAAAGATATGTTAACAAAAGATCAAGGATTTGAAAGTTATCATTATAATGGTAAAGACATGCTCACTGTTTATCAAAAGATCCCAGCAACAGGATGGGTTTTGGCAATAAATGTACCGGAAGAAGTTGTCTACCAACCCCTTATCAAATTGAAATGGTCGCTTAGTATTGTTGCCGCTCTATCCATACTGTTTGTAATAGGAATCACTTTTATGATGTCAAAACGTATAACTAAACCAATGGAAAACCTGACTAATCAAGTTAAATTAGTTGCCAATGGTGACCTTACTGTACAGGTAAAAGTTAATGGCCAAGATGAAATTGCATTGCTTTCGCTTAGCTTTAATACGATGGTACATAATTTGAAAGAATTGATATTACACGTTAATCATAACGCGGAAAATTTGGCAGCATCTTCAGAGGAACTAACTGCTAGTGCCGATCAATCGGCCCAAGCGGCTAACCAAGTTGCTGGCTCCATTACCGATGTGGCCAAAGGAGCAGAACAACAACTTGCCGCAGCCAATGAAACAGCAGTGATTGTGGAGCAAATGTCAGCTAGCATCCAACAGATTGCCATCAACGCCAATGAAGTGGCGAAACAATCATCCCATGCAGCTAACAAAGCAAACGAAGGTAACGAGTCAATAGATAAAGCGGTAAACCAAATGGCCAATATTGAAGAAACCGTTACTACCACTGCTAAGATGGTAACTAAATTAGGTGAAAGTTCTAAGGAAATCGGTCAAATTGTAGACACGATCTCAGGTATTGCCGGTCAGACAAATTTGTTAGCCTTAAACGCCGCTATCGAAGCAGCACGAGCGGGTGAACAGGGACGCGGCTTTACTGTTGTAGCAGAAGAAGTACGTAAACTGGCCGAGCAGTCAGAGGAGGCAACCAAGAAGATTGCTGAACTAATTAATGAAATTCAGGGAGATACAGATAAAGCAGTAGTAGCCATGAACAATGGCACACAGGAAGTTCGGCTAGGAGCGAAAGTAGTCAATGCTTCTGGACAAACCTTCGAAGAAATATCGACTGTAATAATACGTGTATCTGACCAAGTAAAAGAAATATCCGCTGCCATCGAACAGATGGCTATAGGCAGTCAACAAATTGTGGGTTCGGTAAAACAAATCAATGAACTAAATAAAAAAACAGCTGGAGAAGCACAGACAGTATCAGCTGCAACCGAAGAACAATCTGCATCCATGGAAGAAATTGCGACATCCAGTCAATCACTTGCTCGCTTAGCAATGGATCTCCGCGAAGCTGTCAGCAAGTTTCAAATTTAA
- a CDS encoding MBL fold metallo-hydrolase translates to MKIKWLGHSCFLLTADNGVRVLTDPFDSSVGYEVPDVAADIVSTSHKHSDHNYTQAVQGEFFHIDKTGKFFHKGIEIIGVATFHDEEGGAQRGKNTIYKFIVDGLHICHCGDLGHILTPEQRQEIGPVDILLIPVGGFYTIGPDQAVEVAKMLQPSVIIPMHFKTEPIQYPIAGVESFLQKIGGGKRVGKQEVEYDKASMASVSNVVVLDYA, encoded by the coding sequence ATGAAAATTAAGTGGTTAGGACATTCTTGTTTTTTACTCACAGCCGATAATGGTGTGAGAGTATTGACAGACCCCTTTGACAGTTCAGTAGGGTATGAGGTACCTGATGTAGCAGCGGATATTGTTTCCACAAGCCATAAGCATTCTGATCATAACTATACTCAAGCGGTGCAGGGAGAATTTTTCCACATAGATAAGACGGGAAAATTTTTTCATAAAGGAATTGAAATTATCGGTGTTGCCACTTTCCATGACGAGGAAGGCGGTGCTCAGCGTGGGAAAAATACTATTTATAAATTTATTGTGGATGGGTTGCATATTTGTCATTGCGGGGATTTGGGTCACATATTGACCCCGGAACAGAGGCAAGAGATAGGCCCTGTTGACATTTTGCTGATTCCGGTAGGGGGATTTTATACCATTGGACCTGATCAGGCGGTAGAAGTAGCTAAAATGCTGCAACCATCGGTTATTATACCCATGCACTTTAAAACCGAGCCTATTCAATATCCTATCGCAGGTGTTGAAAGTTTCTTGCAAAAAATCGGGGGCGGGAAGCGAGTGGGAAAACAGGAAGTCGAGTATGATAAGGCATCCATGGCTTCAGTGTCTAATGTTGTGGTCTTAGACTATGCGTAA